A region of Paraburkholderia sp. BL23I1N1 DNA encodes the following proteins:
- a CDS encoding cyclic nucleotide-binding domain-containing thioredoxin-disulfide reductase yields the protein MLTIDDIRAIPLFSTLPNNELEHLARTSADLHLCAGEFAVHEGGERALYAVLAGKMEVVKTFDGIERTLGWRLPGTLFGEVPLALSSPFPGGYRAAEPSRVMRVDAQHYYTLAAASPDIALKMGALARERIGGLQGLSAEPPTPRVIMVGNRWDTACTALRHFLARNQISCDWMTPDASELSARWPGTCPSEEDCPALRLVDGTVLNRPAPRELAGLLGLQTQARLAVYDTMIIGGGPAGLAAAVYGASEGLRTVVVEREAPGGQAGTSSRIENYLGFPNGVSGDELASRALQQARRLGAEILVTRAVARIDVGGRNVHLDGGDVIRARTIILATGVTWRRLAIDGFDRFIGKGIYYGASRSEASAAHGLDVYLIGSGNSAGQAALYFANHARMVTLVLRGDSLEKSMSRYLIEQLRGKSNVAVHLRAEVVGAHGDTHLTAIDLRDGLTAEVTRHDCGGLFVFIGADAETEWLPTEIARDVRGYVLTGDDVVKAGRWSHSRDPYLLESSVPGVFACGDVRLSPVKRVASAVGEGSMAIAFAHKYLQHDAG from the coding sequence ATGCTGACAATCGACGACATCCGGGCGATTCCACTGTTCTCGACACTCCCCAACAACGAACTGGAGCATCTCGCGCGCACGTCCGCAGACCTGCATCTGTGCGCAGGTGAGTTCGCGGTTCATGAAGGCGGGGAACGCGCCCTCTACGCCGTTCTGGCCGGCAAGATGGAAGTCGTCAAGACCTTCGACGGTATCGAGCGCACGCTTGGCTGGCGTCTGCCCGGAACCCTCTTTGGCGAAGTGCCGCTCGCGCTGAGTTCCCCGTTTCCAGGCGGCTATCGGGCTGCTGAGCCGTCGCGTGTCATGCGTGTGGATGCTCAGCATTACTACACGCTCGCTGCCGCATCGCCGGATATTGCGTTGAAGATGGGCGCCCTCGCGCGCGAGCGCATCGGTGGGCTGCAGGGCCTCTCCGCCGAGCCGCCCACGCCACGCGTGATCATGGTCGGCAATCGCTGGGACACCGCTTGCACAGCGTTGCGCCATTTCTTGGCCCGCAACCAGATCAGCTGCGACTGGATGACACCCGATGCGTCGGAACTGTCGGCGCGCTGGCCTGGAACCTGTCCGTCGGAGGAGGACTGCCCGGCGTTGCGACTGGTCGACGGCACGGTGCTTAACCGGCCCGCGCCACGCGAACTCGCCGGATTGCTGGGATTGCAGACGCAGGCGCGCCTGGCCGTTTACGACACGATGATTATCGGCGGCGGCCCGGCCGGTCTCGCCGCGGCTGTGTATGGTGCGTCAGAAGGCTTACGCACTGTGGTGGTGGAGCGCGAAGCGCCGGGCGGGCAAGCCGGGACTTCCTCGCGCATCGAGAATTACCTCGGCTTCCCCAACGGGGTGTCGGGCGATGAACTCGCGAGTCGGGCCCTGCAGCAGGCAAGGCGGCTGGGCGCGGAGATTCTGGTGACACGGGCGGTCGCCCGAATCGATGTCGGTGGGCGTAACGTTCACCTCGACGGAGGCGACGTCATCCGTGCGCGAACCATCATTCTTGCGACCGGGGTCACGTGGCGTCGCCTCGCGATCGACGGCTTCGACCGGTTTATCGGCAAGGGAATTTACTACGGTGCGTCACGCAGCGAAGCGAGCGCTGCGCACGGACTCGACGTCTATCTGATCGGCAGTGGAAACTCGGCCGGCCAGGCGGCTTTGTATTTCGCCAATCATGCGCGCATGGTGACGCTCGTTTTGCGAGGCGATTCGCTTGAGAAAAGCATGTCTCGCTATCTGATCGAACAGCTTCGCGGGAAGTCGAACGTCGCGGTGCATCTGCGAGCGGAAGTTGTCGGCGCACACGGCGATACCCATCTGACGGCGATCGATCTGCGCGACGGATTGACCGCAGAGGTGACCCGGCACGACTGTGGTGGATTGTTCGTGTTCATTGGCGCCGATGCGGAGACCGAATGGTTGCCAACGGAAATCGCGCGCGATGTGCGCGGATATGTTCTCACTGGGGACGACGTGGTTAAGGCGGGGCGCTGGTCTCATAGCCGGGATCCCTACCTCCTCGAATCGAGTGTTCCGGGCGTGTTTGCCTGTGGGGATGTGAGATTGAGCCCGGTCAAGCGCGTTGCTTCCGCAGTTGGCGAGGGCAGCATGGCGATCGCGTTCGCCCACAAATATCTGCAGCATGACGCCGGATAG
- a CDS encoding SulP family inorganic anion transporter, whose amino-acid sequence MKPATTGSSLHARAGPRITGLVGDLSAGLVSTLVMLCYAMSLGTLIFSADLARYAELGVPTAFISCVVTALVIALTSSMRMNIAGPDGNATAFLAGVAAGVASSVRADGGTPQTILLTVLIAIALCSVVTGVILYAVGSSKRSRSLQFLPYPVVGGFLAGTGYLLLAGAFRVVTGEPLSWHTLALATHLNWLVWAPAVLVCALATLLSRTWKHAAALPVTLAFGVVLFYLLLLAAGLSIGDARDSGLLLPRVALHPIRIPELHLPAALAHGGVDWSAIAAHLPETLMVTSISAITILMNSTAIGAATGEDIDLNREMRAAGIANIASGMLGGMVGYQSYNRSMLNARTGATSRMAGVFASLACLFVLAVWPDLVALFPVPVLVGLQLFMGLRLLIQWLVGAYPRLNWHEYLLVPLILGAIAFYGVVAGVVAGVIAACVMFALLYGRVSCVRMEFDGSTRTSNVERSIEATGRLHEIGAQMCGTCLQGFLFFGTANSILQRVRERLSSRGPLPVRFVVLDFASTSGMDASVSVSFVKLRQLCATFDADLVLTGLPARSRELLMKTGTLNLRIHEFATLDAGLEWVEDTLLASDSRALPRGEEDFQAMLAPHFTSRALARLLALLEVRELDAGQPVFRHGEPGDAMYFVERGRVNVLLPLADGRSLRLRSFGPGTIVGEMAVYTQQTRSADVLAEGPARVWRLTLASLHALEHDDPVTAQQIHRFVVKVMASRLAVADEALRAAH is encoded by the coding sequence GTGAAGCCAGCTACGACAGGTTCCTCGCTCCATGCCCGAGCCGGACCACGGATCACGGGGCTGGTTGGGGACCTGTCGGCCGGCTTGGTGTCGACCCTGGTCATGCTTTGCTATGCAATGAGCCTGGGCACCCTGATCTTCAGCGCGGATCTCGCCCGTTACGCCGAGCTTGGCGTACCTACGGCCTTCATCAGTTGCGTAGTGACGGCCCTGGTGATCGCCTTGACGAGTTCAATGCGGATGAATATCGCCGGACCCGACGGCAACGCGACGGCGTTTCTTGCCGGTGTGGCGGCCGGCGTCGCGAGCAGCGTGCGGGCTGACGGCGGTACGCCTCAGACCATTCTGTTGACCGTGCTGATCGCCATCGCGCTGTGTTCTGTGGTGACGGGCGTCATTCTGTATGCGGTGGGTTCGTCGAAGCGCAGCCGTTCCCTGCAATTCCTGCCTTACCCGGTTGTAGGCGGCTTCCTTGCCGGTACGGGCTACCTGCTGCTAGCCGGCGCGTTTCGGGTTGTGACCGGCGAGCCCTTGAGCTGGCACACCCTGGCGCTGGCCACGCACCTGAACTGGCTGGTGTGGGCACCTGCTGTGCTGGTGTGCGCGTTAGCCACGCTCCTGTCGCGCACGTGGAAACACGCTGCGGCGCTGCCGGTCACGCTTGCATTCGGCGTCGTGCTGTTTTACCTGCTCCTGCTTGCTGCAGGTTTGTCGATCGGCGATGCCCGCGACTCGGGATTATTGCTTCCGCGCGTGGCGCTGCACCCGATCAGAATTCCAGAATTGCATCTGCCGGCGGCGCTGGCGCACGGGGGCGTTGACTGGTCGGCGATCGCTGCGCACTTGCCGGAGACGCTCATGGTCACGTCGATTTCGGCGATCACGATCCTGATGAATTCGACGGCGATCGGCGCCGCCACGGGCGAAGACATCGATCTGAACCGCGAAATGAGGGCGGCCGGCATCGCCAACATCGCGAGCGGCATGTTAGGCGGGATGGTCGGCTATCAGTCGTACAACCGATCGATGCTCAACGCACGCACGGGCGCCACAAGCCGTATGGCGGGTGTATTCGCCTCCCTCGCGTGTCTGTTCGTGCTGGCCGTGTGGCCGGACCTGGTCGCGCTGTTTCCGGTGCCGGTGCTGGTCGGGCTGCAGCTCTTCATGGGACTGCGCCTGTTGATCCAGTGGCTGGTCGGCGCCTATCCCCGGCTCAACTGGCACGAGTATTTACTTGTGCCGCTCATTCTGGGCGCTATCGCGTTCTACGGAGTCGTCGCGGGCGTGGTGGCCGGCGTCATTGCCGCATGCGTGATGTTCGCGCTGTTGTACGGCCGTGTCAGTTGCGTTCGGATGGAGTTCGATGGCAGCACGCGCACATCGAATGTCGAGCGCAGTATCGAGGCAACCGGACGGCTTCACGAAATAGGCGCACAGATGTGCGGAACGTGTTTGCAGGGGTTTCTCTTCTTTGGCACTGCCAATTCAATCTTGCAGCGCGTTCGCGAACGCCTAAGTTCGCGCGGGCCATTACCTGTTCGCTTTGTCGTGCTCGACTTCGCTTCGACCAGCGGCATGGACGCGTCGGTATCCGTTAGCTTCGTCAAGCTCAGGCAACTGTGTGCCACATTTGATGCGGACCTGGTGTTGACGGGGCTGCCGGCACGCTCGCGTGAACTGCTCATGAAGACCGGCACGCTGAACCTCCGGATCCACGAGTTCGCTACGCTGGATGCCGGGCTCGAATGGGTCGAAGATACGCTTCTCGCGTCGGATTCACGCGCGCTGCCGCGTGGCGAAGAGGATTTTCAGGCGATGCTCGCGCCGCATTTCACGTCGCGCGCGCTCGCCAGGCTGTTGGCCCTTCTGGAAGTGCGCGAGCTTGACGCGGGGCAGCCGGTGTTCCGTCACGGCGAGCCGGGGGATGCCATGTACTTTGTCGAGCGCGGCCGTGTCAACGTTTTGCTGCCGCTCGCGGACGGCAGATCATTGAGGTTGCGCTCGTTCGGGCCGGGTACGATCGTCGGCGAAATGGCGGTGTACACGCAGCAGACGCGTAGTGCCGATGTGCTTGCGGAGGGCCCGGCGCGAGTCTGGCGTTTGACGCTCGCGTCGTTGCATGCGCTCGAGCACGACGATCCTGTCACCGCGCAGCAAATTCATCGTTTTGTCGTCAAGGTCATGGCGTCGCGGTTAGCTGTTGCGGACGAGGCGTTGCGCGCGGCTCATTGA